The genomic DNA CCACAATAGGTGTATTTCGGCCCCTGTTTTCATGTCCAGGAATGAATCGAAGTGGCTCTCCCTTGATGTGCCCCCAACACGAGTGAGTTCTGGTTGCGATGCGAGTCCGTTGCCCACATCCACAATGACAGAATCCGTACGGAATACCTTTGTTCATGGCTATGTTCCTCCTAGACGCAATTATACCACAACTCTCTATATGGGGCAAGACGCTACCATTGGGGGTCGCACATGACAGTAAAAAGCGGGCAGGTTTGGACGGGGAACTTTGACGTGCGAGATGCAACAGGCGCATTGGCTGTGCCATCGGTTGGGCCGATAGGGACACTTTACGTAGCGGGTGTAGCAACGGCTGACGTGGTGACTATCAGCGGTGGCGCGCCCTACAAGTGGAGCGTTACCCTTCCCGCGCTAACGGCTGGGCAAACGGTGGGGATGCGGATCACGGCCACGGTCTCTCTCATTGCTACAGCGGCGGTGGTAGCTGAGGACGTGGCCGATACCGAGTTCGTGAGCGATCTGACAGATGAGGTGATCGGCACGGGCGCGGGCCTGACGGCGCTTGGAGACGCTAGGCTGGCCAACCTGGACGCGGCGGTATCCTCTCGCGGCACGGCTGACCCTGGCGACGAGATGACGCTAACGGCGGCATACGACGCGGCAAAGACGGCGGCGCAAGCAGGTGACGAGATGGACCTGGTAGACGCGCCGAATAGCACGGCGGTGACGGCGATACAGGATGGGCTGGCCGTCCCTGGCGACGCGATGACGCTGGCCGACGACGCGATCACCTCGGCCACGTTCGACGAAACGACGGCATGGCCGATAAAAGCCGCTGACACGGGCAGCACCTATATCGCCCGAACCGGCGCGGATTCTGACACGCTAGAGACCCTGAGCGATCAGATAGACGGCGTGGCTACGCCCGACGATGTGACGGTATCCCTGGCCGTGTCTGCAACCGAGGCGGCTGCGATCAGCAGTGGCCAGATCGCGCTGACGCTGTGGCACACGCTGTCGCAGAGTGTAACCAGCACGAGCACGGCGGACCTGGAAGCGGCCACGAAGTTATGGCTGGGCATCAAGGCAAACCCGCGCGCGGACACCGACGCCGAGTCGCTGGTGTACATCGAAGCGACGGCGGGCCTGCAATATCTCGCGGGCGCGGCATACACGGGCAGCGCGGCTAACGGCTCGCTGACGGTATCCGGCGAGGCAGGCGACTGGGACATCCTGATCGAGCTGCAGGAGACCGTTACCGGCAACCTGTCGGCCTGGGGCGGCGAGGTTGTGGACGCGCAGGTCAAGGCGCTGGTAGGCGGGGATACCGTCAACGTGTGGAGCGGGACCTGCCGGATCGGGTACGAGGTAGTGCGAGCGGTAGCATAGCGGCAAACGACACGGGGCGGAATGGGCCGCTCCGCGCACAACATAAGGAGACCCCATGCCGACATCACAACTGGCGACGAACCTGGGGGAGCGTAAAAGGCAGATCGAGGAGCTATTGCACAACGGAAACGACGTGACCAACAAAGACCTCGGCTGGCTGCTTTACGGCATGAACGGCGACATGACCATCATCGCGCAATGCGTCAAAGAGCTTATGTGCAAGCCGGAAAACTGGGCGTGGAAGACCGCCCGTGAGACGGTGGTCAAAACGATCAGCACCGTAGGGCTGGCGCTATTGGTATGGCTGTTCATGGAGTTTGCCCGGAGCGGGTTCAAGCTGCCATGAAGACCGCGCTCGTCGTGGGCGATCTGCATACCGGCTCGCTATACGCGCCATTCCCGGAAGGGTTCACCACCAGCTACGGGAGCGAGTATGCGCCCAACGTCGGCCAGCGTTACCTGAACGAGTGCTGGCAGGACATGGCGGCCAAGCTGCCCGTGCTGGATGTGATCTTTGCAAACGGCGACATGATAGACGGGCAACAGCTCAAAGACGAGGGGCGGTTCCTGTGCGAGCCTGACCCGGTGTTTCAGGCAAGGGCGGCTAGGCTACTATTAGCGCCGATACTATCGCGGCTGAAACCAGGCGGCGTCGTGTTCTGGCGCGAGGGCACGGACTATCACGAAGGGCGGGCTGCGATGCACGCCGAGGCCCTGGCGGAATGGTGCGGGGCTAGGCCGACGGCGGGGCGGTATGCGAAGGCGTGGGAGCTAACGGACATTGACGGCGTGGTGCTGGACGTGGCGCACAACGCGCCAGGGTTCGAGCGGTACAGGTCGGGTAGCCTGGACAAGCTACTGGGATTCGCGGCGGAGAATAGCGACTGGCTGGGCGGGACCGACTGCATCGTTCGCTCGCACCTCCACCTCGACTATTGGTGCGTCCAGCATGGGCTACAGGTGGCGGTCCATTGCCCGGCGTGGGAGCTGCAAACGCATTATGCCCAGAAGAGCCGTGCGCCGATGAGGATGCTGAGCCGGTGGATTGGGAGCGTGCTGCTGAACATAGACGCCGCATGGCGGGAGCGGAACCAGGCGGCGGTACAGGTGATACCGCTATTGTACGAGCATCCGAGGCCAGGGAGGGAAGAGGCATGACACCACGACCGGACTTTACCATGCAGGACTTGGAGGCGTTAGCCGCCGCGATGACAGACCACGACAACGCAGGCGGCGAGGGCGTGAGCGTGGCTGAGCTATGCGCGGCGCTCGGTTGGGGCGTCTCACGTGTGCGCGATAGGCTGCGAGACCTCCAGCGAGCGGGACGGCTGCGGCTATGCCAGCGCGTATCGCCGACGCTGAACGGGCGGCTGGTGAGGCAGGTAACGTATGCGCTAACTGCCGACGGCGAGGGGAATGTCGGCTAACATCCTGCTCATTCTAGCCACTGCAACCGCGCTGCGTTACGGCCTGGACGCGGGCCTGTTCACACGGCTCATAGCCGCAGAGAGCGCATGGCAGATAGACGCGGTGAGTCCGGCGGGGTGCGTCGGGCTAGGGCAAATAAACCAAAGTGCGTGGGACTGGTGGCCTGAGGATCCTTTCGATCCGATGCAGAACCTAGACAAAAGTGCGAACATCCTGCAATGGAATCTGGCCTATTGGAGCGGCGATACCGAGCGAGCGGTGGCGTCCTACGCGATGGGCCACGGCGCGGTCAAGCGGCTCATCACAGCGCACGGTGACGGGTGGCGAGACGCGCTGCCGGAGGCGGTGGCGCGATATGTACAACGGGTAACACGGGACAGGACAGAATACACAAGGAGGCGAGAATGTGCAAACTTTTATTGGACGCGGTAAGTGAGTCTGGCATCGGCGCGGTACTGGGATTCATCCTGAGCTACGTGGCCGAATGGGTGCCCGGCTTCGACCTGTGGCCGGCGCGGGTCAAGCGCATCGTCATCCTGGCGGCCTGTATGCTGATCGGCGTGGGCCTGTGGCTCTTGGGCTACGCGCTGGGCTGCGAGGATAGCCTGACCATCGAAGGCGCGTGGGCTGCGCTGGCGGCGGGATTTGCGGCCTTCAGCGCGTCTCAAGTTGCTCACGCCAGAAAACTGTAGACATCTAGCTGCGAGCCGTCACTCCCCCGGCGCGCTTGTGTGAACCCTGGCTCGTGTCCTCCCTCCCACGGGCCAGGGGGATATTTAGTTAACTAGTTCAGTATGCTTGACAAACTAGAAACTATGTGATATAATCAAGCTATAAAGGAAATGAGGAGGGATAAGATGAGCGAACAAGAAGAGATCACGAGCAAGATCACAAAGTACACCATGGCCAATGACGCGATTGACACTCAAATCGCCGGGTTGGACCTGACCACCATGTTCGGCCGGGTAACGAAAGTTGAGCTGTTCCAGGCTCACCAGGACAACGACATCCGCATCGCCAATCTGACCTGCAGGCTGGCGGGGCTGAAGCCAGCGGAGATGATGAGCGATGATGACACAGCGCACATGGACGCCTTCATGTCGAGCGAGGACGGGAGGGCGTACAGATGAGATACAACCTGAGCGGCAGCATGGCAGACCGGATCAGCTTCGACGAGGCGATCTCTCGCCAGATAGATAGCTACAGCAAAGAGGACGTTGACTATTTTCGCGCACTGACCGCAGACGAAGCAGCTGAGCAAGTGCTGGAGGCCAGCGCGGTTGAGTATGATGACCGTGAAGAGGCGCTAGCGCGGGTCAAGGCGCTGGTGACCGTGATCTGGACTTTATAATGAACAGCACCCCGCAAATCTTGACTGATCTTGACAAAGCTCTCGCACAAGCCCTCGCCGCCGGAGATGCGGCGGGGGCTGCTGCCATTCGTCAGCGCATCGCGTACTATGAGAATGGCGGCGAGCCTGAGCTCCGCCCGATACGCAACTGGGGCGGCAAGCGAGAGGGCGCTGGCCGCCCTGCGCTCTACCAGGAGCCGATGGTGGAATACACCGTTACGCTCCCGCCGGACATGGCCGACGCGCTGCGCGAGCTAGGCGGCGGCAACCTGTCGGCGGGAGTCCGCAAGCTGGCATCGGCGCTGCTGTGGGAGATGTAGCAGGAGCGGTCAACAGGCGAGGCTTTTTGACAACCCGGCGGTTGGTGGTATAATGAGGCTATGGATGCGATTGTAGGGCAGTCGCTCCGGCAATAGATCGGGAACCCGCCCGCCACCGCCAGGCCCTACCTGGTGATGGCGGGTGTTCCAGTTTAGGGAGGCCACGTCAAATGCGCGAGATCACGTTGGTTCACAACAAAGCAGTCGCTATCATAGATGATGAGGACTTTGAGCTGGTATCCCCATATCGCTGGTATCTCATGGGAACGTCTCCGAACTCTGATTATGTGATAGGTAGGCGACGGAAGCACCAGGAGCAAATCTTGATGCACCGCCTCATAATGAACGCGCCAGACCACCTAGAGGTAGACCACATAGATCATAACGGCCTAAACAATCGGCGCAGCAACTTGCGGCTTGTCACCAGAAGGCAGAATCGCATCCATTCTCGAAAACCTGCGGGATGCACGAGCCAGTACAAGGGCGTTGTCAAGCTGATACGGCGTAGCGGACTGATCAGATGGCAAGTTCAAGGCCGGATAGGGCGCAAGAATATGCACTTGGGCCTATTCGAATCTGAGATAGAGGCTGCCCATGCCTATGATGCTTGGGCTAGCGAGCGCTTTGGCGATTTGGCCGTCCTCAACTTTGCACCTTAAAGTTTGGCGTAGCCCCTTGACATTTGCCAGACGGCGTGTTATAATGGAAATATAAGCAGAGAGACAGGGAGGGATGAGATGGAATACACACACAGCACGTACAATGGAACGCCAGAGGACGAGATGCCAGAGATGTACAACCCCGGTTACCAGATGCACCCCGCCCCGTCGTGGTTTGACGGGGTAGACACCCGCGAGGGTTATGAGCGAGCCTGTGAGGCCTGCGGGGTACAGCCCCACACGGATCAGGAAATCAGCAGTCATGCGTATGGCCTATCATACGCAGAGTTCGCGAGCGAGGAATGGCGGGCGCTGTACCGCGACACCCGCGTCCTGTTCAAGATAGACGGCCTGAGGCTCAAAGGCATTGAGCGGGAGCGGAAAGCGGCCCTGGTTGCCAAGGCCGCCGCGAAAATGGCGGCGCAGAAAATGGTCCGCTGCGATTGTGGGCACACCGTACCCGCGTCAGAGGCGATGAGCGCCAGCCGAGGGACATCCTGCCCAGATTGTTACGACAGGATGAGTGAGTGAGACTGACGAGGAGGGACGCAATGAAAACGCAAATCGAGGTTATCAGCCACAGCGACAATCTGTTCAACGGCGACTGGGATGACATGGACCAGTACGACATTGACGCCAGCGCCGATGCCTATGCGGACCAGTTGCGCCAGGAGATCGTCCGCTGTTATCCCGACGCGGAGGTGACGGTCGAGGCGCGGTATAGCGCGGGTGAGGACCAGATCAACGTTACGCCCGGCGATGCCGAGGACTGGAAAACGTACAACGAGATCATAGGCTGGGTGAGCGAGCTGGGCAGCCAGGTCTACCAGGCCCAGGACTGGGTGAGGATGGCGCAACATGGATGAGCCTTGGACCGTGGTGCAAATCAGCAAGGCCCTGCACGTACGTGCGAAAGCCGAAGCGCGGCGGCAGCGGGTCTACATTAGCCGCCTGATCGATGAAGCGGTGCGAGAGTACCTGGTCAATCATGGCGAGGAGGCCGACCATGTGGCAACTTCTGACGCTAGGCAAGCACAGTCGGGGCCTGCGGTTCGCTAGTAGCAGGCCGCTGTACAAAGAGGAGTTCGAGCAGCTAGAGGAATGGAGGGCCGATGAGTTCAGCCAGAACAGCGTATGCACAGGATGCATAAAAGCCGAG from bacterium includes the following:
- a CDS encoding lytic transglycosylase domain-containing protein; this encodes MSANILLILATATALRYGLDAGLFTRLIAAESAWQIDAVSPAGCVGLGQINQSAWDWWPEDPFDPMQNLDKSANILQWNLAYWSGDTERAVASYAMGHGAVKRLITAHGDGWRDALPEAVARYVQRVTRDRTEYTRRRECANFYWTR